The nucleotide window GATCGGCGGCGCCTATCCTTCGGCGAATCTCAGGACAGGGGATATAGCGATTGCAGACAAGGAGATATACGGTGATGAAGGGCTCTGGCTGAAAGACGGATTTCATAAAGCTGATGCAATTGGGATACCTTTATTAAAGAAAGGCAGGAAAAAATACTTCAATGAATTTCCGCTCCAGAATGGGATTGTAAAAAAAGCTTTTGAATCGGCGAAACTTTTAACTTTCAACTCTCAACTTTCAACTAATATAGAAACCGATGCATTTGTTACCGTATCTACTGTTACCGGCACAGGCAGAAGGGCAAGAGAGATTGAAAAGCGATTCAATGCAATCTGCGAAAATATGGAGGGCGCGGCTGTTGCGCATGTCTGCGCGATGTATGGAATTCCGATGCTTGAAATAAGAGGTATAAGCAATATTGTTGAGGACAGGGACAGGAGTAAATGGGATATCAAAACAGCAGCAGAAAATTGCCAGAAAATAATATTAGCTCTCATTAAAGAAGGCAGAATATAGCATTTTAGCTTTAAAATCTTCTTTGCCATAATTTAAATCAACCCAGAAATTAAAAATATTATCAAGAAAAAAGAAAAGCAAGGAAAAAAGAAAAGGGGACAGATTTATTTATTGACAGAGAAAAGCGATATGAGTAAGATGTCTTATGCCACGGATAGCAAGAGTTGTTTTGACCGAATATCCTCATCATATAATCCAGAGAGGCCACAATAGGCA belongs to Nitrospirota bacterium and includes:
- the mqnB gene encoding futalosine hydrolase, giving the protein MNKRIGLISATEKESRAVLKTLRRIRGKSLALPVYQGKIGKTNIIHIISGIGKANAAHAATLLIEKFSPSAVINFGIGGAYPSANLRTGDIAIADKEIYGDEGLWLKDGFHKADAIGIPLLKKGRKKYFNEFPLQNGIVKKAFESAKLLTFNSQLSTNIETDAFVTVSTVTGTGRRAREIEKRFNAICENMEGAAVAHVCAMYGIPMLEIRGISNIVEDRDRSKWDIKTAAENCQKIILALIKEGRI